One Meleagris gallopavo isolate NT-WF06-2002-E0010 breed Aviagen turkey brand Nicholas breeding stock chromosome 11, Turkey_5.1, whole genome shotgun sequence genomic region harbors:
- the RNF168 gene encoding E3 ubiquitin-protein ligase RNF168 isoform X2, whose product MSKKSEAPLSLDDCLCQICMEIFVEPVTLPCNHTICNSCFQLTVENASLCCPFCRRRVSSWARYNARRNTLINWELWEKIQKKYPKECERRINGQDLEEEIFVPHPQHQLSKPGELRQEYEAEVSKVEAERRAHEQEENKASEEYIQKLLAEEEEEHRLAEERRKEMEKQLKQDEELAWQLSNSLNDSLGEHVLSSSSQGDSLSRESLPANLCKMKNKPSNSGDIQKYLTPKHRHTSRSASFSRATEGGGTNPGFVISNNEGSSAEGQDEQEEMPTLSPQLSGVTKCSSAEDLFMQTYINFLNASASETTTVKQKNTHEPNCLRDELLHTTCGIAEEGARTVLPTSKGEDGIVLDSDSLTHVDSINLENCAETSTCIQLAIKSMSDSKSVKGDLLKTAGNADEKKPESLPNTKEAPKRKSPEQLAEAVVDLGVVDKRRRTFPGTLEEEAEWKSDFNLQMQKAFEQELHERHMQEEQDRLLALQLQRQFNKEERLLNRQKGSPDEYLLRTKTPQSVKDSSRKGSSKMAKDSKVSKKQSETNHYKGRKGSCNENWQSPTRVRMKSPSSGKVLNCVVNTSDSNDVHSLPKRKQKTILQMLKSPVTE is encoded by the exons ATGTCAAAGAAATCGGAGGCTCCCCTTTCCTTAGATGACTGCCTCTGCCAGATCTGCATGGAGATCTTTGTGGAGCCCGTGACGCTGCCGTGCAACCATACCATCTGTAATTCTTGTTTCCAGCTGACAGTTGAAAATGCAAGTCTTTGCTGCCCCTTTTGTCGGCGTCGAGTCTCTTCTTGGGCACGATATAATGCCCGCAGGAATACTCTCATCAACTGGGAACTCTGGGAGAAGATTCAGAAGAAATATCCGAAGGAATGTGAGCGGAGAATTAACGGACAGGATTTGGAAGAGGAAA TCTTTGTCCCCCATCCACAACACCAGCTGAGCAAACCTGGGGAACTGAGACAGGAATATGAAGCAGAGGTTAGCAAG GTGGAGGCAGAAAGGCGAGCACATGAGcaagaagagaacaaagcaaGTGAGGAATACATTCAAAAGCTGCTagcagaagaagaggaagagcacAGATTGGCAGAAGAAAGACGAAAGGAGATGGAGAAACAGCTTAAACAAGATGAGGAGTTGGCATGGCAGCTCAGTAACAGCTTG AATGACAGTTTGGGAGAACACGTGCTAAGCAGTTCTTCACAAGGAGACAGCCTCTCACGTGAATCACTCCCAGCTAATTTGTGCAAGATGAAGAACAAACCAAGCAACTCTGGAGACATCCAGAA GTACCTGACTCCAAAGCATCGTCACACATCGCGATCAGCTTCATTCTCCAGAGCAACAGAGGGAGGCGGGACTAACCCTGGATTTGTG atcAGTAACAAtgaaggcagcagtgctgaggggCAAGATGAGCAAGAGGAAATGCCAACGCTGTCTCCACAGCTGAGTGGTGTGACCAAATGTTCCAGTGCCGAGGATTTGTTTATGCAGACGTACATTAACTTCCTAAATGCCTCAGCTTCAGAGACCACAACTGTCaagcaaaaaaatacacatGAACCAAACTGTCTCAGAGATGAACTTCTACATACAACTTGTGGAATTGCAGAAGAAGGGGCTAGAACAGTTCTTCCCACATCCAAAGGAGAAGATGGAATAGTGTTGGACAGTGACAGTTTAACTCATGTAGATAGCATAAACCTTGAAAACTGTGCTGAAACTAGTACTTGTATTCAGTTAGCAATAAAATCCATGTCTGACAGCAAAAGTGTAAAAGGTGATCTCCTGAAGACGGCtggaaatgcagatgaaaaGAAACCAGAGAGTTTGCCAAACACTAAGGAGGCTCCCAAAAGAAAGTCTCCAGAACAACTGGCTGAAGCAGTGGTTGACTTGGGTGTGGTTGACAAGAGGAGAAGAACTTTTCCAGGAACTTTGGAGGAGGAAGCGGAGTGGAAAAGTGACTTTAATTTGCAAATGCAGAAAGCCTTTGAGCAGGAGCTCCATGAAAGACATATGCAAGAAGAGCAGGATAGGCTtctggctctgcagctgcaaagaCAGTTCAACAAAGAGGAGAGGTTACTTAACCGACAAAAAGGATCTCCAGATGAGTATCTTCTTCGTACTAAAACACCTCAATCTGTGAAAGACTCTTCTAGAAAAGGAAGCTCTAAGATGGCAAAGGATTCAAAAGTATCGAAAAAACAGAGTGAAACAAATCACTACAAGGGTCGGAAAGGTTCTTGCAATGAAAACTGGCAGTCTCCTACCAGAGTCCGAATGAAATCACCCAGCAGTGGAAAAGTCTTGAATTGTGTTGTTAACACCAGTGATTCAAATGATGTTCATTCACTGcctaagagaaaacaaaagacaatCCTTCAGATGCTTAAAAGCCCTGTTACTGAGTAG
- the WDR53 gene encoding WD repeat-containing protein 53 isoform X1: protein MLLSLSPARSNLVECSLPFTLLLCLVRGSLCSLRATQNHRTSQVMLWNLQKARPLWTTNLQECGTEEDSLQSAGQLFNPPLAHSLSVASCGNVFGCGAQDGKVRIFRVTGLKFERELEFKGHSLGVSQVLFIPESYWLLTGGNDGKVLLWDVNNDIGKQQKSPAKSLHKRKGQAAAAARKDGKLNQVASNEHARILPKLTIEHGEKVNWITCTEIKGSRRVLVADQSSSISVYPLPES from the exons ATGTTATTAAGTTTATCCCCTGCTCGAAGTAACCTCGTGGAATGTTCTTTGCCTTTTACACTTCTTCTCTGCCTTGTCAGGGGGAGCCTTTGTTCTCTGCGTgccacacagaatcacagaacatcccag GTTATGCTGTGGAACCTGCAGAAGGCTCGCCCCCTGTGGACCACAAACTTACAGGAGTGTGGAACAGAGGAAGACAGTCTGCAGTCAGCCGGCCAGCTCTTTAACCCCCCGCTTGCACATTCCCTGTCTGTCGCATCGTGCGGCAACGTCTTTGGCTGTGGAGCTCAAGATGGTAAAGTCAGAATATTCCGAGTCACTGGTCTCAAATTTGAACGTGAGCTGGAGTTTAAAGGCCATAGTTTAGGAGTATCACAAGTCCTCTTCATTCCAGAATCATATTGGTTGTTGACTGGGGGAAACGATGGGAAAGTCTTGCTCTGGGATGTTAATAATGACAttggaaagcagcagaaaagtcCAGCAAAGTCACTCCATAAAAGGAAGGgccaagcagctgctgctgccagaaaaGATGGAAAGCTCAACCAAGTGGCTTCAAATGAACATGCTAGAATTTTACCAAAGCTAACCATTGAGCATGGAGAGAAGGTGAACTGGATTACGTGCACAGAGATCAAAGGCTCCAGGAGAGTATTAGTTGCTGATCAGAGTAGTTCTATATCTGTTTATCCGTTGCCAGAGTCTtag
- the CEP19 gene encoding centrosomal protein of 19 kDa — protein MTCIAKKCGIRFQPPSVILIYKEKDKTRRRIMPVRNFSQFSDCGIAAEQLKNNPRHKAYLEGVSLRQLKKLHSLLRGHLRGESLAESLEKIQQEETIDPEEDMNKLDDKELAKRKSIMDELFEKNRKKKDDPDFIYDIEVEFPQDEQLESCGWDVESCEEV, from the exons ATGACTTGCATCGCAAAGAAGTGCGGCATTCGCTTTCAGCCTCCATCTGTGATCCTGATCTACAAGGAAAAGGACAAGACTCGCCGGCGCATCATGCCTGTCAGAAATTTCTCCCAGTTCTCAG ATTGTGGCATCGCTGCTGAGCAGCTGAAGAATAACCCTCGGCACAAAGCTTACCTGGAAGGAGTTTCACTGCGTCAGCTAAAGAAGCTGCACAGTTTGCTGAGAGGCCACTTGAGGGGAGAGAGTCTGGCTGAGAGCCTGGAAAAGATTCAGCAGGAAGAGACCATTGACCCCGAGGAGGACATGAACAAACTGGACGACAAGGAGCTAGCCAAAAGGAAGAGCATCATGGATGAGCTCTTtgaaaagaacaggaagaagaaGGACGACCCGGACTTTATCTATGATATCGAGGTAGAATTTCCACAGGATGAGCAGCTGGAGTCCTGTGGCTGGGATGTGGAGTCATGTGAAGAAGTCTGA
- the WDR53 gene encoding WD repeat-containing protein 53 isoform X2: MKTVTSTKVMLWNLQKARPLWTTNLQECGTEEDSLQSAGQLFNPPLAHSLSVASCGNVFGCGAQDGKVRIFRVTGLKFERELEFKGHSLGVSQVLFIPESYWLLTGGNDGKVLLWDVNNDIGKQQKSPAKSLHKRKGQAAAAARKDGKLNQVASNEHARILPKLTIEHGEKVNWITCTEIKGSRRVLVADQSSSISVYPLPES; the protein is encoded by the exons ATGAAAACTGTCACTTCTACAAAG GTTATGCTGTGGAACCTGCAGAAGGCTCGCCCCCTGTGGACCACAAACTTACAGGAGTGTGGAACAGAGGAAGACAGTCTGCAGTCAGCCGGCCAGCTCTTTAACCCCCCGCTTGCACATTCCCTGTCTGTCGCATCGTGCGGCAACGTCTTTGGCTGTGGAGCTCAAGATGGTAAAGTCAGAATATTCCGAGTCACTGGTCTCAAATTTGAACGTGAGCTGGAGTTTAAAGGCCATAGTTTAGGAGTATCACAAGTCCTCTTCATTCCAGAATCATATTGGTTGTTGACTGGGGGAAACGATGGGAAAGTCTTGCTCTGGGATGTTAATAATGACAttggaaagcagcagaaaagtcCAGCAAAGTCACTCCATAAAAGGAAGGgccaagcagctgctgctgccagaaaaGATGGAAAGCTCAACCAAGTGGCTTCAAATGAACATGCTAGAATTTTACCAAAGCTAACCATTGAGCATGGAGAGAAGGTGAACTGGATTACGTGCACAGAGATCAAAGGCTCCAGGAGAGTATTAGTTGCTGATCAGAGTAGTTCTATATCTGTTTATCCGTTGCCAGAGTCTtag
- the PIGX gene encoding phosphatidylinositol-glycan biosynthesis class X protein isoform X1: MAAGRWRRVLVVLLCVLHVQAACRGSAVSQELLKEGFHRFQHCPPWFALRELLVKMELNGTGQWTEGCTVAARTHLPRGVYVDPYELASLQQNNVTKAVLIPDDVDVEAPEYSATDLTVLLYLQPDPHCWHCFRTALPVHGRYHRPAENSEDVLVVLKSAEILVCCCDEHLLPECWQPAEVEFPCSGNKDHLCQWYNATHQPEYEELILQIPVGLTQYAFLVCVMTLLATILSSSLILVAVCKSEDFSLVTCLE; this comes from the exons ATGGCGGCCGGGCGGTGGCGGCGGGTGCTGgttgtgctgctctgtgtcctCC ATGTACAGGCTGCCTGCCGCGGGAGCGCCGTCTCgcaggagctgctgaaggagGGCTTCCACAG GTTTCAGCACTGTCCCCCATGGTTTGCTTTAAGGGAGCTGCTGGTAAAGATGGAGCTGAATGGGACGGGGCAGTGGACAGAAGGATGCACGGTAGCTGCTAGAACTCACCTGCCACGGGGAGTCTACGTGGATCCCTATGAGCTGGCATCGCTGCAGCAGAACAACGTGACGAAG GCAGTGCTAATTCCTGATGATGTTGATGTGGAGGCTCCTGAGTACTCGGCTACAGACCTTACTGTCCTGCTGTACCTGCAGCCCGACCCTCACTGTTGGCACTGTTTCAGAACAGCACTGCCTGTGCATGGGCGGTACCACCGGCCAGCAGAAAACAGTGAGGATGTGTTGGTTGTTCTGAAGAGTGCAGAAATACTGGTCTGCTGCTGTGACG AGCACCTGTTGCCAGagtgctggcagcctgctgaagTGGAATTTCCCTGTTCAGGGAATAAGGACCACCTCTGTCAGTGGTACAATGCAACGCACCAACCT GAGTATGAAGAATTGATTCTGCAGATCCCAGTGGGGCTCACACAATACGCTTTCTTAGTGTGTGTCATGACTCTTCTTGCCACCATTCTCAGTTCCAGCCTGATTCTTGTTGCTGTATGCAAATCTGAAGACTTCTCTCTGGTGACCTGCTTGGAATAA
- the PIGX gene encoding phosphatidylinositol-glycan biosynthesis class X protein isoform X2 codes for MAAGRWRRVLVVLLCVLHVQAACRGSAVSQELLKEGFHRELLVKMELNGTGQWTEGCTVAARTHLPRGVYVDPYELASLQQNNVTKAVLIPDDVDVEAPEYSATDLTVLLYLQPDPHCWHCFRTALPVHGRYHRPAENSEDVLVVLKSAEILVCCCDEHLLPECWQPAEVEFPCSGNKDHLCQWYNATHQPEYEELILQIPVGLTQYAFLVCVMTLLATILSSSLILVAVCKSEDFSLVTCLE; via the exons ATGGCGGCCGGGCGGTGGCGGCGGGTGCTGgttgtgctgctctgtgtcctCC ATGTACAGGCTGCCTGCCGCGGGAGCGCCGTCTCgcaggagctgctgaaggagGGCTTCCACAG GGAGCTGCTGGTAAAGATGGAGCTGAATGGGACGGGGCAGTGGACAGAAGGATGCACGGTAGCTGCTAGAACTCACCTGCCACGGGGAGTCTACGTGGATCCCTATGAGCTGGCATCGCTGCAGCAGAACAACGTGACGAAG GCAGTGCTAATTCCTGATGATGTTGATGTGGAGGCTCCTGAGTACTCGGCTACAGACCTTACTGTCCTGCTGTACCTGCAGCCCGACCCTCACTGTTGGCACTGTTTCAGAACAGCACTGCCTGTGCATGGGCGGTACCACCGGCCAGCAGAAAACAGTGAGGATGTGTTGGTTGTTCTGAAGAGTGCAGAAATACTGGTCTGCTGCTGTGACG AGCACCTGTTGCCAGagtgctggcagcctgctgaagTGGAATTTCCCTGTTCAGGGAATAAGGACCACCTCTGTCAGTGGTACAATGCAACGCACCAACCT GAGTATGAAGAATTGATTCTGCAGATCCCAGTGGGGCTCACACAATACGCTTTCTTAGTGTGTGTCATGACTCTTCTTGCCACCATTCTCAGTTCCAGCCTGATTCTTGTTGCTGTATGCAAATCTGAAGACTTCTCTCTGGTGACCTGCTTGGAATAA
- the RNF168 gene encoding E3 ubiquitin-protein ligase RNF168 isoform X1 — MPETPVPAEVLLLICLIPELQVNMSKKSEAPLSLDDCLCQICMEIFVEPVTLPCNHTICNSCFQLTVENASLCCPFCRRRVSSWARYNARRNTLINWELWEKIQKKYPKECERRINGQDLEEEIFVPHPQHQLSKPGELRQEYEAEVSKVEAERRAHEQEENKASEEYIQKLLAEEEEEHRLAEERRKEMEKQLKQDEELAWQLSNSLNDSLGEHVLSSSSQGDSLSRESLPANLCKMKNKPSNSGDIQKYLTPKHRHTSRSASFSRATEGGGTNPGFVISNNEGSSAEGQDEQEEMPTLSPQLSGVTKCSSAEDLFMQTYINFLNASASETTTVKQKNTHEPNCLRDELLHTTCGIAEEGARTVLPTSKGEDGIVLDSDSLTHVDSINLENCAETSTCIQLAIKSMSDSKSVKGDLLKTAGNADEKKPESLPNTKEAPKRKSPEQLAEAVVDLGVVDKRRRTFPGTLEEEAEWKSDFNLQMQKAFEQELHERHMQEEQDRLLALQLQRQFNKEERLLNRQKGSPDEYLLRTKTPQSVKDSSRKGSSKMAKDSKVSKKQSETNHYKGRKGSCNENWQSPTRVRMKSPSSGKVLNCVVNTSDSNDVHSLPKRKQKTILQMLKSPVTE; from the exons ATGCCTGAAACTCCTGTCCCAGCAGAG gtACTGCTGTTAATTTGTCTCATTCCTGAGCTTCAAGTCAATATGTCAAAGAAATCGGAGGCTCCCCTTTCCTTAGATGACTGCCTCTGCCAGATCTGCATGGAGATCTTTGTGGAGCCCGTGACGCTGCCGTGCAACCATACCATCTGTAATTCTTGTTTCCAGCTGACAGTTGAAAATGCAAGTCTTTGCTGCCCCTTTTGTCGGCGTCGAGTCTCTTCTTGGGCACGATATAATGCCCGCAGGAATACTCTCATCAACTGGGAACTCTGGGAGAAGATTCAGAAGAAATATCCGAAGGAATGTGAGCGGAGAATTAACGGACAGGATTTGGAAGAGGAAA TCTTTGTCCCCCATCCACAACACCAGCTGAGCAAACCTGGGGAACTGAGACAGGAATATGAAGCAGAGGTTAGCAAG GTGGAGGCAGAAAGGCGAGCACATGAGcaagaagagaacaaagcaaGTGAGGAATACATTCAAAAGCTGCTagcagaagaagaggaagagcacAGATTGGCAGAAGAAAGACGAAAGGAGATGGAGAAACAGCTTAAACAAGATGAGGAGTTGGCATGGCAGCTCAGTAACAGCTTG AATGACAGTTTGGGAGAACACGTGCTAAGCAGTTCTTCACAAGGAGACAGCCTCTCACGTGAATCACTCCCAGCTAATTTGTGCAAGATGAAGAACAAACCAAGCAACTCTGGAGACATCCAGAA GTACCTGACTCCAAAGCATCGTCACACATCGCGATCAGCTTCATTCTCCAGAGCAACAGAGGGAGGCGGGACTAACCCTGGATTTGTG atcAGTAACAAtgaaggcagcagtgctgaggggCAAGATGAGCAAGAGGAAATGCCAACGCTGTCTCCACAGCTGAGTGGTGTGACCAAATGTTCCAGTGCCGAGGATTTGTTTATGCAGACGTACATTAACTTCCTAAATGCCTCAGCTTCAGAGACCACAACTGTCaagcaaaaaaatacacatGAACCAAACTGTCTCAGAGATGAACTTCTACATACAACTTGTGGAATTGCAGAAGAAGGGGCTAGAACAGTTCTTCCCACATCCAAAGGAGAAGATGGAATAGTGTTGGACAGTGACAGTTTAACTCATGTAGATAGCATAAACCTTGAAAACTGTGCTGAAACTAGTACTTGTATTCAGTTAGCAATAAAATCCATGTCTGACAGCAAAAGTGTAAAAGGTGATCTCCTGAAGACGGCtggaaatgcagatgaaaaGAAACCAGAGAGTTTGCCAAACACTAAGGAGGCTCCCAAAAGAAAGTCTCCAGAACAACTGGCTGAAGCAGTGGTTGACTTGGGTGTGGTTGACAAGAGGAGAAGAACTTTTCCAGGAACTTTGGAGGAGGAAGCGGAGTGGAAAAGTGACTTTAATTTGCAAATGCAGAAAGCCTTTGAGCAGGAGCTCCATGAAAGACATATGCAAGAAGAGCAGGATAGGCTtctggctctgcagctgcaaagaCAGTTCAACAAAGAGGAGAGGTTACTTAACCGACAAAAAGGATCTCCAGATGAGTATCTTCTTCGTACTAAAACACCTCAATCTGTGAAAGACTCTTCTAGAAAAGGAAGCTCTAAGATGGCAAAGGATTCAAAAGTATCGAAAAAACAGAGTGAAACAAATCACTACAAGGGTCGGAAAGGTTCTTGCAATGAAAACTGGCAGTCTCCTACCAGAGTCCGAATGAAATCACCCAGCAGTGGAAAAGTCTTGAATTGTGTTGTTAACACCAGTGATTCAAATGATGTTCATTCACTGcctaagagaaaacaaaagacaatCCTTCAGATGCTTAAAAGCCCTGTTACTGAGTAG
- the WDR53 gene encoding WD repeat-containing protein 53 isoform X3 — MLWNLQKARPLWTTNLQECGTEEDSLQSAGQLFNPPLAHSLSVASCGNVFGCGAQDGKVRIFRVTGLKFERELEFKGHSLGVSQVLFIPESYWLLTGGNDGKVLLWDVNNDIGKQQKSPAKSLHKRKGQAAAAARKDGKLNQVASNEHARILPKLTIEHGEKVNWITCTEIKGSRRVLVADQSSSISVYPLPES; from the coding sequence ATGCTGTGGAACCTGCAGAAGGCTCGCCCCCTGTGGACCACAAACTTACAGGAGTGTGGAACAGAGGAAGACAGTCTGCAGTCAGCCGGCCAGCTCTTTAACCCCCCGCTTGCACATTCCCTGTCTGTCGCATCGTGCGGCAACGTCTTTGGCTGTGGAGCTCAAGATGGTAAAGTCAGAATATTCCGAGTCACTGGTCTCAAATTTGAACGTGAGCTGGAGTTTAAAGGCCATAGTTTAGGAGTATCACAAGTCCTCTTCATTCCAGAATCATATTGGTTGTTGACTGGGGGAAACGATGGGAAAGTCTTGCTCTGGGATGTTAATAATGACAttggaaagcagcagaaaagtcCAGCAAAGTCACTCCATAAAAGGAAGGgccaagcagctgctgctgccagaaaaGATGGAAAGCTCAACCAAGTGGCTTCAAATGAACATGCTAGAATTTTACCAAAGCTAACCATTGAGCATGGAGAGAAGGTGAACTGGATTACGTGCACAGAGATCAAAGGCTCCAGGAGAGTATTAGTTGCTGATCAGAGTAGTTCTATATCTGTTTATCCGTTGCCAGAGTCTtag